The sequence TTGAATTCTTCAATTACTCAAAGGACAAATAAATTGCCTTTCCTTGGTGATATTCCATTTATCGGCAGATTGTTCCAACACCGTTACGAATTTGTGGAAAATACTGATTTGATTATGGAGATTACTCCCAGACTTGTTTCGATGAGCGAAACCAGTCCCGAACCAATTGTGGATGAAAGGCTAAC is a genomic window of Candidatus Cloacimonadota bacterium containing:
- a CDS encoding type II and III secretion system protein → QELVGGFVPRTKVRRVSSTVTVPNGHKIIVGGLLNSSITQRTNKLPFLGDIPFIGRLFQHRYEFVENTDLIMEITPRLVSMSETSPEPIVDERLTRTLIEYEGEEE